From one Desmospora activa DSM 45169 genomic stretch:
- a CDS encoding YycH family regulatory protein, with protein sequence MREHLKSIALFLLVIASCAQTGLLWYNSPSYEEPLRPDYIQPFKIGNEEFEKQNLFELTAPPEIVLHREGTHQQVFPENAKHQDLMEKLHFTQFEEFKPITPASNRWNELMEQEDGIELRMNRETNIEVLSTLFSTRPNAGNLETFSRIWFHGNGDNTAVSVWLISDQDQKVVEGTAQIEDFNDWISLADFENSPLVSPVYTDEKEQVNDDFRGVPRVFYLPDHDQQMDKKTFTLNTIDIDDMRKALFPDPSLAKRTLVRDSVYIYSDRRRTLQYNGTNETMVFSNPTNSTVQDSSSASEELNSINRFINRHGGWTSNYLLERVNEDSANETTLYDFRLFSGGYPVFWSKKDKEHLDTIRLAATNQGVATYERSLRYLVTNSEQTQPGELLSKQDLLKQLEKQKLPLSRIDWIYPGYRAEVQEEAVELKPVWVVIDNQGEMSFIP encoded by the coding sequence ATGAGGGAGCATTTAAAATCGATCGCGCTCTTTCTTTTGGTCATCGCCAGTTGTGCTCAAACCGGTCTGCTCTGGTACAATTCCCCCTCGTATGAAGAGCCGCTGCGACCCGATTATATCCAGCCGTTTAAAATTGGGAACGAAGAATTTGAAAAACAGAACCTGTTTGAGTTGACTGCTCCCCCTGAGATCGTATTGCACCGGGAGGGGACGCACCAACAGGTTTTTCCGGAAAACGCCAAACACCAGGATCTGATGGAAAAACTTCACTTTACTCAATTTGAGGAGTTTAAACCGATCACGCCCGCTTCTAACCGTTGGAACGAACTGATGGAACAGGAAGACGGCATTGAACTCCGTATGAACCGGGAGACCAATATCGAGGTGCTGTCCACTCTCTTTTCTACTCGTCCTAATGCCGGTAACCTAGAAACCTTCAGCCGCATCTGGTTTCACGGCAACGGCGACAACACCGCTGTATCGGTCTGGCTGATCTCGGATCAGGATCAGAAAGTAGTGGAGGGAACGGCTCAAATCGAGGATTTTAACGATTGGATCTCATTGGCTGATTTTGAGAACAGCCCGCTGGTCTCCCCGGTATACACAGATGAAAAAGAGCAAGTGAACGACGATTTCCGCGGCGTACCACGGGTGTTTTATTTGCCGGATCACGATCAACAGATGGATAAAAAAACATTCACCCTCAACACCATCGACATCGATGATATGCGTAAGGCGCTTTTTCCTGATCCGTCGTTGGCAAAACGGACACTGGTGCGGGATTCCGTCTATATCTACAGCGATCGCCGCCGTACACTTCAATACAATGGAACAAACGAAACCATGGTATTTAGCAACCCCACCAATAGCACTGTCCAAGATTCATCATCGGCATCGGAGGAGCTCAACAGTATCAACCGCTTCATCAACCGTCACGGGGGATGGACCAGCAACTATCTGCTGGAACGGGTGAATGAGGATTCCGCTAATGAGACCACCCTGTACGATTTCCGCTTGTTTAGCGGAGGTTACCCCGTCTTTTGGAGCAAGAAGGACAAGGAGCATCTCGACACCATCCGCCTTGCCGCTACCAATCAAGGTGTGGCAACCTATGAGCGTTCTCTCCGCTATCTGGTGACTAACTCTGAACAAACCCAACCAGGAGAATTGTTAAGTAAACAAGATTTGTTGAAGCAGCTGGAAAAGCAAAAGCTTCCCTTATCCCGCATTGACTGGATTTATCCCGGATACCGGGCCGAAGTCCAAGAAGAAGCGGTAGAATTAAAGCCGGTCTGGGTCGTGATCGACAATCAAGGGGAAATGAGCTTTATCCCATGA
- the yycI gene encoding two-component system regulatory protein YycI, with protein MDWSKAKTILILAFLALNLFLAGQLLEAQKEQSEDRNSTESTKRELNQLAQDKGITILPVDRPTNAPQVAYLEATPTDTATKWTAEPDGSSSKTWNPPTIPVEDWKKQVENWRDYRYHADDSNPVQRVYYQYWRDRPLFDASLTVQVEEGLISAIRFTHFAIEQNNAAQPGVTADTALLSLIESGKLSKGETITAVELGYHGSSYEATVRVLSPVWRIQTDKKVYYVNAITGVSEVATAETTEGHDKQRE; from the coding sequence ATGGATTGGAGTAAAGCAAAAACGATTTTAATCCTGGCGTTTCTAGCGCTCAATCTTTTTCTGGCCGGACAGCTGTTGGAAGCGCAAAAGGAACAATCAGAAGATCGAAACTCCACGGAAAGCACCAAAAGAGAACTGAATCAGCTGGCTCAGGACAAAGGCATCACCATTCTTCCGGTTGACCGACCGACCAATGCCCCCCAGGTTGCCTACTTGGAAGCGACACCAACCGATACTGCCACCAAATGGACAGCGGAGCCCGACGGCAGTAGCAGCAAAACCTGGAATCCACCTACCATCCCGGTAGAAGATTGGAAAAAGCAGGTGGAGAATTGGCGTGATTATCGCTATCATGCGGATGATTCCAATCCCGTGCAACGAGTGTATTATCAGTATTGGAGAGATCGTCCTCTATTTGATGCCAGTTTAACCGTGCAAGTGGAGGAGGGACTCATCTCCGCAATCCGGTTTACCCATTTTGCAATCGAGCAGAATAACGCCGCCCAGCCGGGCGTTACCGCCGATACCGCTCTGTTGAGCTTGATCGAAAGCGGCAAACTGAGTAAAGGGGAAACGATCACAGCTGTGGAGTTGGGTTATCACGGCTCTTCCTATGAAGCGACCGTCCGCGTTTTGTCACCGGTGTGGCGGATCCAGACCGACAAGAAAGTATATTATGTCAATGCTATCACTGGGGTAAGTGAAGTGGCCACTGCCGAAACAACGGAGGGGCACGATAAGCAGAGGGAATGA
- a CDS encoding MBL fold metallo-hydrolase, producing MRYSILASGSTGNAIYVETDRIRLLIDAGLSGKQLEQRMKLIGTSPASLDAILVTHEHIDHVKGLGVFARRHKLPIYMNEATWEHLPSSVGAIPIEQQHTFSTYSILEVGNLTVESFPISHDAADPMGFCIHSPAGSLALVTDTGYVSRRIVEKVTGTDAVIFESNHDVEMLRMGSYPWNVKRRILSDTGHLSNEDAAEALLEIIGGNGENIYLAHLSQDNNLLELAHLTVKGILEEGGLQVGKDVRLWETHPDRPTPLHRLDRKEKRKLST from the coding sequence ATGAGGTATAGTATATTGGCGAGCGGAAGCACGGGGAACGCCATCTACGTGGAGACCGACCGCATTCGACTTTTGATCGATGCCGGTTTAAGCGGCAAACAGTTGGAACAACGAATGAAATTGATTGGGACAAGCCCTGCCTCGTTGGACGCCATCTTGGTCACCCATGAGCATATCGACCATGTCAAGGGATTAGGGGTTTTCGCCCGTCGGCACAAGCTTCCCATCTATATGAACGAAGCGACGTGGGAACACCTTCCCTCCAGTGTGGGAGCGATTCCGATCGAGCAACAACACACCTTCTCCACTTATTCGATATTGGAAGTGGGAAATTTAACGGTGGAGTCCTTCCCCATCTCTCATGATGCAGCCGATCCAATGGGATTTTGCATCCATTCCCCAGCAGGATCATTGGCATTGGTGACCGATACCGGCTATGTCAGCCGTCGGATCGTAGAAAAGGTGACGGGTACCGATGCGGTCATCTTTGAATCCAACCATGATGTCGAGATGTTGCGAATGGGTTCCTATCCTTGGAATGTAAAGCGCAGAATATTGAGTGATACCGGCCATCTATCCAATGAAGACGCTGCTGAAGCGCTGCTGGAGATTATCGGAGGCAACGGGGAAAATATCTACTTGGCCCACCTCAGCCAGGACAATAACCTATTGGAATTGGCTCACTTGACGGTAAAAGGCATCTTGGAGGAGGGCGGATTACAGGTGGGAAAGGATGTCCGTCTATGGGAAACCCATCCGGATCGACCTACTCCCCTGCACCGTTTAGACCGAAAAGAGAAACGAAAGCTGTCTACATAA
- a CDS encoding S1C family serine protease: protein MSYYDNSSRIRRYLGIFLIALISAVIGGLLVLGILPVMAQTGILPQQFFSGPALNEEEGPGKSVSVDVDTNITKAAEKAKPAVVGIINLQASGDPFSPETVESGTGSGVIIEKKGGKAKVVTNHHVIEGASQVAVVIPGENGGKTVDAKVLGSDKLTDLAVLEIDDQVVKAIAEFGNSDKIKVGEPAIAIGNPLGLEFSQSVTAGVISSPHRTIAVSATMDMDVIQTDAAINPGNSGGALINSAGQLIGINSLKIAEQGVEGLGFAIPSNDAKPIINDLIKHGEVRRPFIGISLKDLETISEQARKQRLNLPDNVNEGAVVINIHPNSPAAQSMEELDVIVQLDDKKIRNSSDLRSYLWKEKNIGEEMNITFYRQGKKETVTITLQKQP, encoded by the coding sequence GTGAGTTATTATGATAATTCTAGCCGTATCCGCCGTTATCTCGGTATATTTTTGATCGCCCTGATTTCCGCTGTTATCGGTGGATTATTGGTCTTAGGAATCCTGCCGGTCATGGCCCAGACCGGAATCCTACCTCAGCAATTTTTTAGCGGCCCAGCGCTAAACGAGGAAGAGGGTCCAGGTAAATCCGTCAGTGTGGATGTCGATACAAACATCACCAAAGCGGCAGAAAAAGCAAAGCCTGCGGTTGTGGGAATTATCAACCTGCAAGCATCCGGTGATCCCTTTAGTCCGGAAACCGTGGAAAGCGGCACAGGCTCCGGCGTGATTATTGAAAAAAAAGGCGGAAAAGCCAAAGTCGTCACCAACCACCATGTGATTGAGGGTGCTTCCCAAGTGGCTGTCGTCATTCCAGGAGAGAATGGTGGTAAAACGGTCGATGCCAAAGTTTTGGGTTCAGACAAATTGACCGATTTAGCGGTACTGGAGATCGATGATCAAGTTGTAAAAGCAATCGCGGAATTTGGAAACTCTGATAAGATTAAAGTCGGAGAGCCTGCCATTGCGATTGGAAACCCCCTCGGATTGGAATTCTCCCAATCGGTAACCGCCGGTGTAATCAGCTCTCCCCACCGCACCATTGCGGTGTCCGCCACGATGGATATGGATGTCATCCAGACGGATGCAGCCATTAACCCCGGAAACAGCGGAGGGGCGCTCATCAACAGCGCAGGTCAGCTAATTGGAATCAACAGCCTAAAGATCGCGGAACAGGGCGTGGAGGGACTCGGTTTTGCCATTCCTTCCAATGATGCCAAACCGATTATCAACGATCTGATTAAACACGGTGAAGTCCGCCGCCCCTTTATTGGAATTAGTTTAAAGGATTTGGAAACCATCTCCGAGCAAGCACGCAAACAACGGCTTAATTTGCCGGATAATGTAAACGAAGGGGCCGTCGTCATCAATATCCACCCCAACTCACCGGCAGCACAAAGCATGGAGGAATTGGATGTTATCGTCCAGCTGGATGACAAAAAGATCCGCAACAGCTCCGATCTTCGCTCCTACCTCTGGAAAGAGAAAAACATCGGAGAAGAGATGAATATTACCTTTTACCGTCAAGGTAAAAAAGAAACCGTGACAATCACGCTGCAAAAACAACCGTGA
- a CDS encoding CxxH/CxxC protein encodes MVADHSWYACKEHIELVIDDYVDQYQRAPEIEPVENTAQTGARCRQCGGTPAYRFTRFDGE; translated from the coding sequence ATGGTTGCCGACCATTCATGGTATGCTTGTAAGGAGCATATCGAACTGGTGATCGATGACTATGTCGACCAATATCAACGGGCACCGGAGATTGAACCGGTTGAAAACACCGCACAAACAGGAGCCCGCTGCCGGCAATGCGGAGGAACACCGGCGTATCGCTTCACTCGTTTCGACGGGGAGTAA
- the rlmH gene encoding 23S rRNA (pseudouridine(1915)-N(3))-methyltransferase RlmH has translation MHIQIIAVGKLKERFLVMGLEHYLERLSPYAKIEVIEIPEEKGQEPLRESEIQQIREKEGERIIRHLSADVYTIALAIQGVSLSSESLANQLDQRATYGQSRIAFIIGGSHGLSRHVLQRADYTLSFSKMTFPHQLMRVILLEQIYRAFKINRGETYHK, from the coding sequence ATGCATATCCAAATTATTGCCGTCGGCAAGCTGAAAGAGCGATTTTTAGTGATGGGATTGGAACATTATCTGGAGCGGTTATCGCCATATGCAAAAATAGAGGTGATCGAGATCCCCGAGGAAAAAGGGCAGGAACCATTGCGGGAATCAGAAATTCAACAAATCCGCGAGAAAGAAGGGGAACGAATCATTCGTCATCTTTCAGCCGATGTTTATACGATCGCCCTCGCCATCCAGGGTGTCTCCCTCTCTTCCGAAAGCTTAGCCAATCAGCTGGACCAACGCGCTACCTACGGTCAGAGCCGGATCGCCTTTATCATCGGCGGATCACACGGTCTCTCCCGTCATGTGTTGCAACGGGCGGACTATACCCTCTCTTTTTCCAAAATGACTTTTCCTCATCAACTGATGCGGGTTATCCTGTTGGAACAGATTTATCGTGCCTTTAAAATCAACCGAGGAGAGACGTATCATAAGTAG